The Pseudopipra pipra isolate bDixPip1 chromosome 4, bDixPip1.hap1, whole genome shotgun sequence DNA segment tatttccctgtgtttttcacTCCCTTGCCATCTGAGACATCTCAGTTTTCATGGATGTGCCTTTCTCACTTAGACTACACAGGTTCCAAGGAGTGTATAGCCTAGGAGGAATGTCTCTGCATTTTATACTGTGTTCATTCCCGACTCTTCCAAGAACAGAAATCGACTTCAGTATTTAGGTAGGGTAATTTAGCTATGCCCATTCTCCATGccattgttttcttctttcagctacCTGTTTGGAGATAAACTGTGGATAGTGATGGAATACCTAGACGGAGGCTCCTTAAGCGATGTTGTTAAGGAAATAAGCATGAGTGAAGGAATGATGGCAGCTGTCTCTCGAGAGGTAAGGGATGCCACTGGTGCTTCCAATTGTTTGGGCAGGCTGGGACTTCTAAACAAGCAGCAAGAACAGGAGTGATTTCATGGTTAGAGCTTTGTTTCCGTGTTGCTTTTCCAATATGGAGAAGAAAGAGCATCTTCAGTGAATGGCCTGCCAGTACAACTCTTGCTGtaccctctctcttttttcttattttatttactatTGGCAACTTTGCCAAATCATTTGCCTGGACCCTGTCTCTACTGCATTCCCTGCCTCTAAGTGCAAACATGCTGGTGGCAGAATTTTATActaacagcaaagaaaaacagaaactcATTTGTCACAGTCCTCAGCTGAAAGGCAGAGCATTCCACCCAAAATGGTGTGTGACAACAATTGCCATTTCTCTTTCCAAACCTCCAAAGGGAATGTGATTTCCCTTAGAAAGGCAGGGGTTTACtagtgcagaggcagcagcaagcTCTTCCTCTTGACACCACCATGGTTCTGCCAGTCCTCACCGTTCACCTAGAACTGAAATCTTTAAAACCATTGCCTTTCGTGGGTGAGGAAATCGGGTCATTCATTTTTActctcctgtttcttttttctctctcagtgcCTGCAAGCACTGGCCTTCCTCCATTGCCACCAAGTGATCCACAGGGATCTCAAAGGCGATAACATTCTTCTTGGAATGGATGGATCCGTCAAGTTGGGTAGGTGTTCTTGCTCAGCCGTGCTGTTCCCGGGATGCGGCACGTGGGGCTGCTGGAGACTGCCTGCCAGTTCCCAAAAAGCGGTGCCTGTGGGAGTGCAGGGAGCACTGCTACAAGCTGAGAGCACACTTGCAATGTGCAGAGAGGAACAAGGTGTCCTTGGCTACAGCCCTGAGGAAACAGAGCATGGCCGCTTTTCCTGCTGGATTCAGCCTCCTCAGCCTTCTAGTGGGCAATTCTTGCACTTGGCTTCGTGATTCAGGCTGGCTTTCATGATACTGGCTTTTGTCCTCAGCTGATTTTGGTCTCGCTGCTCGCATCACACCTGAGCAGAGCAAACGAAGCTCAGTCGTCGGCACAGTTCACTGGATGGCCCCCGAATATCTAACTAAAGAAGAATACGGACCCAAAGTGGATATTTGGGCACTGGGCATCACAGTGATAGAAATGCTGGAAGGAGAACCTCCTTATTTTTGGGAGCTTCCTCACAGGGTAAGGTGCAAATACTACCAGATAACCACTGTCTTTCTCATCTGTCCCATGTTTTGCCTCCATTGAGAAAAAATACCATTCCCACAAGACTGAACTAGTTCAACCAAAgccaaggcaaaaaaaaaaaggccccaGAGCACATCCACATCCTCTATAGCTTTAGTTGCGTCACTCTTGAAAATAACCTGTAAAGCCTGTAAAGTCCATCCTCAGAGAAGCAAAAGGTGCTTTTGCTGATGGAGTTCCTCCTAACTTGGTCAGCCAATGAAATCAGCTGTCAAGGCAAGATCATTTGGGTGTTGGAAGACCTGTGGCTGCACTGGGGCCTTTTTCTTGGTGtcaaaaaatcattttgaaCCCTCTGCCCAGGAAGAAACTGCCACTGGAAGATGGAGCGACAAAAATGGGGTCTGTGGGAGCAGTTAGGGAGATGAAAGAAAGAGGTAAAGTcctgtgtttccttttcctccaggcCCTGCAGCTCATCATTTCAAAGGGGATACCGGAGCTGCAAACCCGCGAGAAACTGTCCCCTGCATTGCAGGACTTTCTGAACCGCTGCTTGCAGGTAGACGAGGACAGTCGATGGTCTGCTGAGAAACTTCTGCAGGTAAAATGCAAAGTGGCTGCCAGTCACACAACTGTCCCATGCATCGGTGTTCTCGTCTGCTAAACTCCAAGGCATCAGGTGCCCCCGCCTCGTATTAATCCCCAGAAGTGCTCTGTCCTCTGATCATTTTGGTGGCCCTGATTTGGATCTAAGGGAGCCTGTTCAGTTTTGTCAGGTTCCTAATGCCAGGAACGGAGCCCTTAAATGGTGCTGGTGGTGGAGGAACCCAATAAAATCAGTGCCTGCCAAGTGGTCCGAGAACTTGGCTTTGGGAAGGAAGGGGCTGAGCCCAAATCCTACTGGGATAAACATTTCTTGGTGACCTTGAGTTTCCTGAAGAGCAGCTTACGCTCCTCATCTTTTTTGACTACTAGAATAGCCCATGTCTTTAGGAAAGATGAACCTAAGTAAGTATTTTGAGTTTCCTGAAAGGACCAAAGCCCTGGGACAGCAAGCAGCattcccacagccctggcagggcaAATATCCCATTGAGCTTGAGAAAGGGGTTAATAGGATTATGGGCCACGTCTGCCTGTCATAACAAGGTCCTGGACATGAAGACAGAGGTGCAGATGGTCCCCTCAGTCCTATTTCTGCACATTTCTGGTAACCCGAGGAATACTGCTTGAGCTCGTGAGGAACTGAGTTTGGAAAGTAATGGtccatttctcttcttttcctttgggcAGCATCCATTTTTACTCTCAGCCTTGCCCCTCTCCGGCCTGACGACTGTGATCAATGCAGCAAACCAGCTGAGGGAGGCCAGCAGACAGAGGAAGGGTTTTGGCATGCCTTCCTCCAGTTCCATCGATGGGTGGAACTCAGAACAAAACTGAAGGAGCCTCATCCCCGGTGTATACCCTGGGGGAGTTCCACAGAGGAGGGGGCGCTTAGGAGTCGATTAGGGCACAGGGCATCACCAccagcaggtggtgagcaactGCATTGTACATTGCTTGTTTTGCTTGGGTTTCATCCCTTTCTCCGTTTTACTACTGTTACAATTAGGATTTGCATTAGTATTACTATTAGTGTTTGTATTAGTATTAGTGTTAGGATTACTATTCGTATTCATATTGGATTTTTACTCTGTTTCAATTATTatactgttcttatctcaacataCGAGTTTTGCTTGGGTTTCATCTCTTTCTCCGTTTTACTACTGTTACAATTAGGATTTGCATTAGTATTACCATTAGTGTTTGTATTAGTATTAGTGTTAGTATTACTATTTGTATTCATATTGGATTTTACtctgtttcaattattaaactgttcttatctcaacataCGAGTTTTGCTAGGGTTTCATCTCTTTCTCCGTTTTACTACTGTTAAAATTAGGATTTGCATTAGTATTACTATTAGTGTTTTTATTAGTATTAGTGTTAGTATTACTATTTGTATTCATATTGGATTTTACtctgtttcaattattaaactgttcttatctcaacataCGAGTTCTACTTCTGATTTTCCTCCCTGTTccactggggagggggagggggatggggatgaggatggggatggggatgaggatggggatggggatgaggatggggatggagatgagGATGggcatggggatggggatggggatgggggggagcaagcggctgtgtggtgcttacTTACCAGCCCAGCTGGTAACTTAAACCATAACACTTCACCAGCACATGATTCTTCAACGAGTCCAACTACTCTGTCACCTTTTCTTCAAATGAGATTTAAAATCTTGGTATCATAAAAATCACCATCAACACACCCGTGATTCATGTAATTCAGTTATGTACACACTGCACTGAGAAGTCcactttctatttttaaacttGGTCCTTCTTAATTTCACTGTGCTCAGGTTTTTGGCCTACTAGTTAGAACAAAAAAGATAAGGCATTCCCTAGCATTAATGATTTCACAGGATCAGAGAGTTGTACAATatcccaagttggaagggacccacaaggattgagtccaactcctggccccccacaggacagccccaagaatcacaccatgtgcctgagagcatagttcaaatgcttcttgaactctgtcacaattggtgctgtgaccacttccctggggagtctctTCCAGTGCCCTATCACCCTCGGGAGGAAGAACTTTgcctgatatccaacctaaacctgccctgacacagcttcatgtcATTCCCTCGGGACCTCTCattggtcaccacagagatcagtgcctgcccctctgcttcccctcacaaggaagttgtagaccacaatgaggtctcccctcaggcttctcttccccaggccgaacaagccaagtgacctcagcgGCTCCTCCtaaggcttcccctcaaggcccctcaccctcctcctgggcctcctttggacactcgCCAAGAACTTCATATCTCCCTTCTATTGGTCACCCACAAGCTGAGGCCgcaccagcacagaggggagcaggacaatcacctccctctgccagctggcaatgctgtgcctgatgcacaCATACGTCTATTTGATGATAAACCCTTCCCAGCAGTTGAGGGGGAACTGAAATCAAACTATTTAGGCAAATTCCGCTGTCACTTCCACCTCTGAAgcttttttgtctgttttggttggttggtgtttgtttgtgtttctgtttctgttttggttggttggtttgtttctttgatCGAGTTCCCAACCTGCTTTTCACCTCACAGTAGCCTGTGAAACAAATGGCCTTCGGACACGGACCGGGCACAGGAGCTGGGCACAGAagctgggcacagcctggagctggctctcctgctggctctgcctgggccAGCAGTGACCCGGGCCAGGGCAGAAATTCCCGCTGCTGCCTGAGGCCAGCACACAAGGTATCAACAGCAAAGGAGAAGCCCTTCCTGAAGGAGTCCCGGCTCCCTCAGGCTGGGCCTAAGGCATCCCGGTATCCCGCCCGCTGCCCCGTCAGACAACACAGCGTTCTCAAAAAGCAATGGACACTGTCAGCATTTAGGCAAGAACATACCTGAAACTCCTTCCCCAGAGATGCTTGCTGCCTTCAcacagaaacactgaatttttagTGTTATACAGGACTTCGGGAGATTCTCcggtccaacccctctgccaagACAGGGTCCCCCAGAGCAGACtacacaggaacatgtcctgGTGGGTTTTGATGTCTCCAGACAGGGAGACTCCACgacctccttgggcagcctgctcctgtgctctgccaccctcaacataaagaacttcttcctcatGTTGGAGGGAAACTTTTGtggtttagtttatggccattgcttcCTGTCCTGTGCAGAATCACACACCATCCTCTAGGCACCCACCTTTGAGATTTTTATATGCATAAATGAGacccctctcagtcttctcgagactaaacaggcccagctcccacagtctctcctcagaagagagatgctccagactcatcatcatcttcatttcAACTgatgctgcagcctctgcttATTCTGAAATATAGCAGGAGACCGCCTGGTTTTATAAGAAGaaagcaagagaagaaaattccagctgcatttcaaaaaaatcaaacactgcTTCTCCTTCTGGCTGGCAGGTGTTGACTGTAAGGAATCTGTCTTCAGGAGGGGAAATGACATTTAGTCAGAGCATcaggaaaatgtaaaatatatatagtcACCTGTCCTTCAGCAcggaaaaaaattatataaaaaggAATGTATTACAGCATAGAATAAAGCAGTATAGAATAAAGACAGGTCTTGCTGCACAGGGCATCATGTTTCCCAAACAGCACCTTCACGCGTAAGAATACCACCTCCAAAACAGACTTCTTTTTTGGGCATAGCAATTGCTGAACAGCAATAAATGGCTGCCTGCTCTTTCCATTCAGCCACCCAAGGACCTCGGAAGGCAAGAGATTGTAGCTAGTGTGGTCAACTGGTCCAGCATTTGCACAGTCATTTCAGGTCAGCCTTACCAGGATGCCCTGTGATCTTCAGGGGAGAAAGTGCATGCCAAAACAGTGCTTGCAGAGTACTTCCTCTGAAGAATTGATGTGCTCCCGTTTTCCCTGTTTTGGGGGCAGTGTTGCTGCACTCCCAGCCTTCAGAAGCCATGCAGCCTTGCTGTTGGAGAATCATCGGCTAAGGCACCAGACAATGAGAGCGGGGACTTTGTCTGGCAAAGGAAACCCCCGTGTTTCCTTTCATTAAGTGTAAACACGCCCCTTGCAAGTGCCTTTCTGCAGCTAAGTGCTCAGAGGAGGTGAGGGTTTTAAAGAAAGCTGAAACTTCACAGGTGGGAATTGCAGGAGCAATTCCCGGGAGTTAATGCCTTTTGCCGCATGTGATGATAACTAGCCACCTTACTACTTctcataaaaattaaatgccaACTCTCCTGGAGATGAGAGGGAGCAAATCCATGGTGTTTGTGATAAAACTGTGAGATTTGGCAACATTGCCGACTGCTGTGTTGATAATTGGTAGGTCTTGCTCTACAGGTGGGATCCAGGCCACAATCCAGGCAGATGTGGCCTGCAAACTTGGGCATGCATTGCAGGGAGACTGGAGTGGTGTAACTGCTGTTCTGTTGATGCTGATGTTGTAAAATGCACCTGCTTGGGCGGAAGACTTGCTGTGCTAAGAGATCTGAAGCTGTGCTGTGAAGTTGGAGCCTTCAGTCTCTTTTTGTATGCTTTGTGATGCAACTCTTGGGGAAGAAGGTGAAAGACCAACATCACACCTTACACAGCAGTCTATCGCTTCGCTAGCAACACTTGCACTCTCCAGGAAAAATCGCTTTGCTCACCTGTGAGAAATAGAAGATCTTTTGCTTCCAGAAGCAGAGACATGGCCCTGAGGTGCTGAAATCCTGCCTGTGTCATTTGAAGTGCTACATGCAACTTGACCCCCTGGATAGGAAAAGGGAAGAGTAAAAGCATGATGGAAATTGTAACTCCAAGACTCTTTTGAAAATGATAGTGAATCACAAGCATCCTTTCTTTGTCAATCCTAGAGTGGGGACTTTAGAAGTGGCCTGAATTTTCAAACACAAGGGCCAGATTGCTTCCAGATTCTCCAGAGTCCTTCAGAACTGGCACTTCCACAGGAGCAGAAAAAATACTTGGACACAAAGCCCTCATGCTACAGAAGCCATTGTAGCACCGAGCTTTGTACACTTGTTGTGACAACCTGTTTGCTTTCTCACAGCCATCAATAGAGGGATGAGGCTCCTCACATGGCTCCTTCAGGAGCACGCTGATTAGCAGCACAAAATCCTAACTGTAGATTCCTCTTGCCTAGAATCAGAGGAAAATTCTACACACTGGGAGGACAGCTGCTTCTCTTGTGGTCTCTGTGCTGATGTACAGAGATGTACAGATGGAAAAGTGAGGATAGGCTAACAGGGCATAACACATGTACACACCTATGCAGGTATGTGTacactatatatacatataatagATGGACATAACACACATGTATACATATAATGGAGTATAACTTATGTACACACATCTGCAGGTTCACAGATGCACAGTAAGGCAGTTCTGTTTCTCTCAACACAATTCAATCCTCACACGCTGCTCGCAAGAACCACGGCACAGAGAACGCAAGCCCTTGCCAAAGCTGATCTCCCTATGCAAGCACAGAAATACCACAGAATTTAGGCATGGATGTTTATAGCAAAATTTGTCAAAAGCTAATCAAACATCTACAGTGTTGAACACTTCAAACTGTACTAAACAGAATCACTCCGGGGGAAACCATGACTTCTAGGTGAGTAATTTGGCCGCCACAAAACACCCAGCAAGAGCAGAAAATTTGCTGCAGTAAACATACAAATTGCAAAGCACGTTCTTCATGAAGTTTGATGAAGCCCTGTGTCAGTTAATTGGCTGGTGGCTTCTAGTGAAAGATTTCTAGGGCATTTATTTCCCAGCTAGTTCACAACAGCAGAAAGATGTCCTGCCAGTGCTCATTTGAAAGACTTAGACACGTTCATGCTGTTGGACATGCTTCCTAGTATATATAGGGATGAATTTACTTTGTGTCTTTAAATTGCACTTATTCTTTGGACAAAAGGGAGGAATATGCTCAAAGCTGTGTCTGTAGGTCCCCTCACCTTGCAGGGTAACTAAGTATGAATGGCATATCAGTGGAGTTGACCTTCCTACGTCGGATTCCATTTTTTTacaccttctctttttttcttcttttctaccttttcccactgcttttccctctgcttgTCCTGACTGTGAGAGGGGCAGAAAATTTTCAGAACTTTTTCTCATGCATTTCATAGATCGCTCTTTTCTTATCCCATTCCTAATGTTTAccatatattttgtatttacagGATTTTATTAAGGTCTTGGCAAATTTGACATTTATGAGCTCAAGGACCTGCTTCTAACCTCTACCTTTGCCTGCCTTGTCTTTTAGAAGAAACTAATGTCAGGCTTTCCACCCTTCACTATGAGTGTCTTTCgaaaattaaaatgtgctggttttgcaAAGACAGAATGTACTGCAAAAGGGATCCTAATTCCCAACTTGTAGATAAGtgcagcaaagcaaaaccacacCAAAGGTTCTCGAGGTGTAGAATAAAGCCTCTCTCACTTTTAGAACTCTAGATTGCTGCAGTGAACATTTCAAAAGGCATGTGACTATAAACCTGCTTATTAATTTTAGACTAAATGCAATACAATCTCTCATGTAGCCATAAA contains these protein-coding regions:
- the LOC135412895 gene encoding serine/threonine-protein kinase PAK 3-like; the protein is MKKYVEWEMIASGAFGTVYAATDTATGGEVAIKQVCLQKQLKKERLVDELIVMRDNKHPNIVNYLDSYLFGDKLWIVMEYLDGGSLSDVVKEISMSEGMMAAVSRECLQALAFLHCHQVIHRDLKGDNILLGMDGSVKLADFGLAARITPEQSKRSSVVGTVHWMAPEYLTKEEYGPKVDIWALGITVIEMLEGEPPYFWELPHRALQLIISKGIPELQTREKLSPALQDFLNRCLQVDEDSRWSAEKLLQHPFLLSALPLSGLTTVINAANQLREASRQRKGFGMPSSSSIDGWNSEQN